One Cucurbita pepo subsp. pepo cultivar mu-cu-16 chromosome LG11, ASM280686v2, whole genome shotgun sequence DNA window includes the following coding sequences:
- the LOC111804749 gene encoding nicotianamine synthase-like gives MEGPLLREVCALYDQISSLASLKPSKNVDTLFTQLVLTCSPPAPGLDIASLPQPLQAMRAHLIRLCATAEALLEVHFSSILASFENPIHNLSIFPYYSNYLKLSLLEFDILTSHCRRVPSSVAFVGSGPLPLSSIVMASTHLKGTIFHNFDIDPAANTMAGQLVCSDSDLSKRMVFHTADVMEVTEAFGEYEVVFLAALVGLEEEEKGRVLRHLGKHMAPGAYLMLRSAHGARAFLYPVVDVRDVEASGFEILSVFHPTDEVINSVVIARKVTDLVPDNDNYNDNDTDDEKRAVLVNAPIILAEKCSGFKDFGPMIEELAIEEQLS, from the exons ATGGAAGGCCCTCTGTTGCGAGAAGTGTGCGCCCTGTACGACCAAATCTCGAGCCTTGCTAGCCTCAAGCCTTCCAAAAATGTCGACACTCTCTTCACCCAACTAGTCCTCACGTGCTCCCCGCCCGCCCCTGGCCTTGATATCGCCTCTTTGCCTCAGCCACTTCAAGCCATGAGGGCTCATCTCATCCGTCTCTGCGCCACCGCTGAGGCGCTTCTTGAAGTtcatttctcttccattttggCTTCCTTTGAGAATCCCATTCATAACTTGTCTATCTTTCCTTATTACTCTAATTACTTGAAGCTCTCGCTTCTCGAGTTCGATATTCTTACCTCTCATTGTCGTCGGGTGCCCTCTAGCGTTGCGTTCGTTGGCTCTGGCCCCCTCCCGCTTTCCTCCATTGTCATGGCGTCCACTCATCTTAAGG GTACTATTTTCCACAACTTTGACATCGACCCAGCTGCAAACACCATGGCGGGGCAATTGGTTTGTTCGGACTCAGATTTATCGAAGCGGATGGTGTTTCACACGGCAGATGTAATGGAGGTGACGGAGGCGTTTGGAGAGTACGAGGTGGTGTTTTTAGCAGCATTGGTAGGgttggaggaggaagagaaaggGAGGGTTTTGAGGCATTTAGGGAAGCACATGGCGCCCGGAGCTTATTTGATGCTAAGGAGTGCACATGGAGCTAGAGCATTTCTCTACCCTGTTGTCGACGTTCGTGACGTCGAAGCATCTGGGTTCGAGATTTTGTCCGTATTTCACCCTACTGATGAAGTTATAAACTCCGTTGTTATTGCAAGAAAGGTGACTGATCTCGTTCCTGACAACGATAATTATAACGACAACGACACAGATGATGAAAAACGAGCTGTTTTAGTTAACGCCCCTATAATATTAGCCGAGAAGTGCTCGGGGTTTAAAGACTTCGGTCCCATGATCGAGGAGCTTGCCATAGAAGAACAACTTTCTTGA